The DNA window TCTCGAGAGCCGCAAGATCCAAACCCGTCTGCTCTTTGCAGGCAATCTCACTCGCCAGCCGGCCTATCTCGGAAAGCCCTTCCGCGTCGCGGGCCATCTCCATCGCACCGATACGATCATGAATCACGTCTTCTGGATTGGCGTCTATCCCGGACTCAGCACAGCCCAGCTCGACTACATGCAAGCTTCCCTCCACGAGGTCTTTGCAGCGTGAGCCCAAAGAAGATCAGCATCGTCACTCCCTGCTTCAACGAGGAACTGAATGTCGGCGAACTGCACGCTCGCGTCCGCGCGGTGATGGCGCAGTTGCCGCACTACAACTGGGAACATCTGTTCATTGACAATGCTTCTACCGATGGCACCGTCGAAATCCTGCGCGAGCTTGCCGCCAACGAGCCGCGCATCAAGGTCATCGTCAACACCCGCAACTTTGGTCCTTTGCGCTCCCCCGTCTACGGACTCCTCCAGGCCAGCGGCGACGCCATCATCCTCCTCTTCGCAGACCTGCAAGACCCACCGGAGTTACTCCTCGAGATGATCGCCGAGTGGGCCAGAGGCACTCCCGTCGTACTGCCCATCAAGGAAAGCAGCGATGAGAATCGCCTGATGTTCTGGGTACGCGGACTCTACTACCGCACCGTGCGCAAACTCGCACAGATGGAGACCTACGATAACTTCACTGGCTTCGGACTCTTCGACCGCAAAGTCATCGACCTCGTCCGCAGCTTCAATGATCCCGACCCCTTCTTTCGCGGCATCATCTCCGAAATCGGCCTGCCGCATAAGAAGATCGCTTACAACCAGAAGCGCCGGCTACGCGGCTTCAGCAAGAATAATCTCTATGTGCTCTATGACACCGCGATGCTCGGCATCACGAATGTCTCAAAGGTCCCACTTCGGCTCTTTACCTTCTTTGGATTTGCTTGCGCCGGTCTTAGCATCCTCAGTTCTCTCGGCTACCTCATCTACAAATTGATCTACTGGGATCGTTTCAGTGTCGGCATGGCGCCCGTAGTCATCGGCTTCTTCTTTCTCACTTCGGTGCAACTGATCTTTGTTGGCATACTCTCGGAGTACATTTCGGCCATCCACGCCCAAGTCCTCCGCCGCCCGCTGACGGTGGAGAAAGAGCGGATCAACTTCGAAACGTCCGACCATCCCGGGTTCCTCACCCAGGATCTCCAAGCAATCTCACAGGCAACGATCACGCCGGCCAATCCCGAAGTGTCCGTGCGGACCGAAACCGCTCTCTAGTGCTAGGCTGCCCAGGCAACTTGACGTTGAGCTGCCTCGGTTGCCACTTGTCCGGGATCACCCTCATCCTCTCCCGTCAACAGCTGGATTTGAGCGGCCAGTGCACTCACTTGAGCTCGATCCTGCTCATCGGCCGGAGTGACATGGAGAGCCAACAGATGGACCAGGGTATCTAGGCGATATGCACCTGAGTGCCTTTTTTCCTCTTGGCTCCGTCGTAGCCACCGCGCGCCCCGAGTTCCGGTGTCGACTGCAAGGTGCGGCTATCGAGAATTGCCGCGCTCGAATCCAACGCTGCGTCTGCTGATCAACCACCTCCCAAGGTGGCAGATCATTCGGCATCCAACGCCAAGGGGCTCCCGTTTTGATGATGTAGCGCAGCCCGTTG is part of the Bryobacter aggregatus MPL3 genome and encodes:
- a CDS encoding glycosyltransferase family 2 protein — protein: MSPKKISIVTPCFNEELNVGELHARVRAVMAQLPHYNWEHLFIDNASTDGTVEILRELAANEPRIKVIVNTRNFGPLRSPVYGLLQASGDAIILLFADLQDPPELLLEMIAEWARGTPVVLPIKESSDENRLMFWVRGLYYRTVRKLAQMETYDNFTGFGLFDRKVIDLVRSFNDPDPFFRGIISEIGLPHKKIAYNQKRRLRGFSKNNLYVLYDTAMLGITNVSKVPLRLFTFFGFACAGLSILSSLGYLIYKLIYWDRFSVGMAPVVIGFFFLTSVQLIFVGILSEYISAIHAQVLRRPLTVEKERINFETSDHPGFLTQDLQAISQATITPANPEVSVRTETAL